The Equus przewalskii isolate Varuska unplaced genomic scaffold, EquPr2 ChrUn-10, whole genome shotgun sequence genome window below encodes:
- the TARS2 gene encoding threonine--tRNA ligase, mitochondrial isoform X4 has protein sequence MGLYQRWRRLWLPGLHACGLHTAAVPTPPHWLAERLGLFEELWAAQVKRVASMAQKEHRTIKIALPGGHKVDAVAWNTTPYQLAQQISSTLADTAVAAEVNGEPYDLERPLEKDSDLRFLTFDSAEGKAVFWHSSTHVLGSAAEQLLGAVLCRGPSTECGFYHDFFLGKERTVRGSDLPLLEQFCRKLAAAAQPFRRLEASQDQLRQLFKDNPFKLRLIEEKVTGPKATVYGCGMLVDLCQGPHLRHTGQIGALKLVTNSSSLWRSSGTPDVLQRVSGISFPTAEELRAWEEWREEAELRDHRRIGKEQELFFFHELSPGSCFFLPRGTRVYNALVAFIRAEYSRRGFSEVKTPTLFSTKLWELSGHWEHYQEDMFALQPPGSDRPTGSQSDHSTSHPTDTLALKPMNCPAHCLMFAHRPRSWRELPLRLADFGALHRAEVSGSLGGLTRLRRFQQDDAHIFCAPDQLEAEIRGCLDFLRSIYAVLGFSFRLALSTRPSGFLGEPCLWDQAEQVLQQALEEFGEPWDLNPGDGAFYGPKAGALEHPVLIHRAVLGSVERMLGMLAESCGGKWPLWLSPFQVVVIPVGTEQEGYAREAQRSLRAAGLVCDLDADSGLTLSRRVRRAQLAHYNFQFVVGQKEQSKRTVNIRTRDNRRLGEWDLTEAVQRLLELQNTRVPNAEEIF, from the exons ATGGGGCTGTATCAGAGGTGGCGACGGCTCTGGCTGCCGGGGTTACACGCTTGCGGGCTACATACG GCAGCTGTCCCGACCCCTCCTCACTGGTTGGCAGAGCGGCTTGGCCTTTTTGAGGAGCTATGGGCTGCTCAAGTAAAGAGGGTAGCAAGCATGGCACAGAAGGAACACCGGACTATTAAGATAGCACTTCCTGGAGGTCACAAAGTGGACGCTGTGGCATGGAACACAACCCCTTACCAGCTAGCCCAGCAGATCAG TTCAACACTGGCAGATACTGCTGTGGCTGCTGAAGTGAATGGAGAACCTTATGATCTGGAGCGGCCCTTGGAGAAAGATTCTGACCTCAGATTTCTGACATTTGATTCTGCAGAGGGGAAAGCA GTGTTCTGGCACTCCAGCACCCATGTCCTGGGGTCGGCAGCTGAACAACTCCTGGGTGCTGTCCTCTGCCGAGGTCCAAGTACAGAATGTGGCTTCTACCATGATTTCTTCCTGGGAAAGGAACG GACAGTCCGGGGCTCAGACCTGCCTCTTTTGGAGCAGTTTTGCCGGAAACTTGCAGCTGCTGCTCAGCCCTTCCGGAGGCTGGAGGCTTCCCAGGATCAGCTTCGCCAGCTCTTCAAG gaTAACCCCTTTAAGCTTCGCCTGATCGAGGAGAAAGTGACAGGTCCAAAAGCAACAGTCTATGG GTGTGGCATGTTGGTTGATCTTTGCCAAGGCCCCCACCTTCGGCATACTGGACAGATTGGAGCACTGAAGCTGGTAACG AACTCGTCATCCTTATGGAGGTCTTCAGGCACCCCAGACGTACTGCAGAGAGTATCAGGGATTTCCTTCCCCACAGcagaggagctgagggcctgggaagaatggagggaggaagcagagttACGGGACCACCGGCGCATTGGGAAG GAACAAGAGCTCTTCTTCTTCCATGAACTGAGCCCTGGGAGCTGCTTCTTCCTGCCTCGAGGGACAAGGGTGTATAATGCACTAGTGGCTTTTATCAGG GCCGAGTACTCCCGCCGTGGTTTCTCAGAAGTGAAAACCCCTACACTGTTTTCTACGAAACTCTGGGAACTATCAGGGCACTGGGAGCATTACCAGGAAGACATGTTtgccctgcagcccccaggcTCTGACAGGCCCACTGGCTCCCAGAGCGACCACTCCACCAGCCATCCCACAGACACACTCGCCCTCAAGCCCATGAACTGCCCTGCGCACTG CTTGATGTTCGCCCACCGGCCCAGATCTTGGCGAGAGCTGCCCCTGCGACTGGCAGACTTTGGGGCCCTGCACCGGGCAGAGGTTTCTGGCAGTCTGGGAGGACTGACCCGGCTGCGGCGCTTCCAGCAGGATGACGCTCACATCTTCTGTGCACCAGACCAG CTGGAAGCAGAGATCCGAGGCTGTCTTGATTTCCTCCGTTCTATCTATGCTGTCCTTGGCTTTTCCTTCCGCCTGGCACTGTCCACCCGACCTTCTGGCTTCCTGGGAGAGCCTTGCCTTTGGGACCAGGCTGAGCAG GTCCTTCAACAGGCCCTGGAAGAGTTTGGAGAACCCTGGGACCTCAACCCTGGAGATGGTGCCTTCTATGGGCCTAAG GCGGGGGCCCTGGAGCATCCAGTCCTCATTCaccgagcagtgctaggttctgTGGAAAGAATGTTGGGAATGCTGGCAGAAAGCTGTGGGGGAAAATG GCCACTGTGGCTGTCCCCATTCCAGGTGGTGGTCATCCCTGTGGGGACTGAGCAAGAGGGATATGCCAGGGAG GCACAGCGGAGCCTGCGGGCTGCAGGACTGGTCTGCGACCTCGATGCTGACTCCGGACTGACCCTTAGCCGGAGAGTCCGCAGGGCTCAGCTCGCCCACTACAACTTTCAGTTTG TGGTTGGTCAGAAAGAGCAGAGTAAGAGAACAGTGAACATTCGGACTCGAGATAATCGTCGACTTGGGGAATGGGATTTGACTGAAGCTGTGCAGCGGCTGCTGGAGCTACAGAACACCAGGGTGCCAAATGCTGAAGAGATTTTCTGA